The window CTATGGATTTCATTAATGTATTATATTTTTTGCTATAGATTTTACGCATTTCTAGGATATGGCGTTCCCAATATCCATGAGTCATAAATAGCTAAAGAGTTTTTTGAGTTATCCTTGAGGTCGACTGTTCGTATATGGATATATTGTACTTATATTCATTTGAAAATTTTTTTGGCAAAACCACATAACTTATACGTAAAGAAGGTGCAAGGGATTTTGAAAATATACCAAGGTAAATAACACGTTCATAATTATCAAGACATTGCAAAGATGGAATAGGCCTACCACTATATCGAAACTCACTATCATAGTCATCTTCAATTTATAGAACATACATACCACTTCTTTGCCTACTTTCTATATACCCTTCAACTAGTAGTTGCTGGTATGCATTATCAACCGTAATTTTACTGACACGTAGATGTTTTGCAAGATGTCGAATAGAAGGCAGTTTAGTACCTTTTTTTATTCTACTAGCTTTTATTTCTTCTCGAAGATATACATAAAGTTGTATGTATAATGGTTGACCAGAATTTTTCTCTAGATTAAGGATTATTTCATTCATAATATACCTCGAAACTGTACCTATTCTTTAAATTATAATTGTATCTATCAACATA is drawn from Tepidibacter hydrothermalis and contains these coding sequences:
- a CDS encoding GntR family transcriptional regulator, coding for MNEIILNLEKNSGQPLYIQLYVYLREEIKASRIKKGTKLPSIRHLAKHLRVSKITVDNAYQQLLVEGYIESRQRSGMYVL